One region of Polynucleobacter sp. Adler-ghost genomic DNA includes:
- a CDS encoding potassium transporter Kup, translating into MSISNPEFSNSTLLKPVDLHDDHNGHKKGLATMMLAAIGVVFGDIGTSPLYALKECFDPQHGIPFSPEALFGVIAMMIWSLILVVTFKYVLFVMRADNKGEGGVLSLMALALRSFDSKSKSYFFLMILGMLGACMLLGESVITPAISVLSAVEGIEIAAPGLHKFIIPISLTILVALFLIQKYGTAAVGNLFGPVTLTWFITLAVLGLINIGAAPQIIGAINPMYAVQFVMDHPTTAYIVMGAVVLVVTGVEALYLDMGHFGRNPVRYAWLIVVLPSLLINYLGQGALLLSNPEAASNPFYLMVPDWALWPVVGLATAATVIASQAVISGAYSLVSQAILLGFMPRMTIMHTSDSEQGQIYIPVVNWALLFMVVVTIIEFRESVNLAAAYGISVTSTMMITAILLGVVMYREWKMNIFLVLCLTAIFFTLDFAFWSANLIKIKDGGWYPLFLGLIIFTCLITWYRGRKLLRTKVEEGAIPLQAFVSSLLAHPPHRVEGTAIFLTAHVDFVPIAMLHNLKHNRVMHERIFFVKLSTWDVPYVNDSERITMKDFGGGIYLVRAVHGFKESPDINKVLELMQKQENIEFNVMDTSFFVSRDTIVPSANPGMALWREKLFGWMMQNAAKPSDFFKIPTNRLVELGAKVEI; encoded by the coding sequence ATGTCAATTAGCAACCCTGAATTTTCGAACTCGACTTTATTAAAGCCGGTTGATCTGCATGATGATCACAATGGCCATAAAAAAGGTCTTGCGACGATGATGCTTGCCGCTATTGGCGTAGTGTTTGGTGATATTGGCACTAGCCCTTTGTACGCCCTCAAAGAATGTTTTGATCCTCAGCACGGCATCCCGTTTTCACCAGAGGCATTGTTTGGTGTGATCGCAATGATGATCTGGTCATTAATTTTAGTGGTGACCTTTAAGTACGTTTTATTTGTGATGCGCGCCGACAACAAAGGTGAGGGCGGTGTTTTATCTCTGATGGCTTTGGCACTGAGATCATTTGATAGTAAATCGAAGAGTTATTTCTTTCTAATGATCTTAGGAATGCTCGGAGCCTGCATGCTCTTGGGAGAGTCTGTGATTACTCCAGCAATTTCAGTGTTATCTGCTGTTGAGGGTATCGAGATTGCAGCGCCTGGCTTGCACAAATTTATCATTCCTATTTCTTTAACAATCTTGGTTGCCTTATTCTTGATTCAAAAATATGGCACAGCGGCTGTTGGCAATCTATTTGGCCCAGTGACCCTCACTTGGTTTATTACTCTGGCGGTATTAGGCCTCATTAATATCGGCGCAGCGCCGCAAATTATCGGCGCAATTAATCCAATGTATGCGGTGCAGTTTGTAATGGATCACCCAACTACCGCCTATATAGTGATGGGCGCCGTCGTTCTGGTGGTTACTGGTGTTGAAGCGCTCTACTTGGACATGGGGCACTTTGGAAGAAACCCTGTCCGATATGCTTGGCTCATTGTTGTCTTACCTAGCCTTTTAATTAACTACCTAGGGCAAGGCGCACTCTTATTGTCCAATCCAGAGGCGGCCTCAAACCCATTTTATTTAATGGTTCCAGATTGGGCTTTATGGCCTGTTGTTGGTCTGGCTACTGCGGCTACAGTCATTGCGTCCCAAGCAGTGATTTCAGGTGCTTACTCTTTGGTAAGTCAGGCCATATTACTTGGTTTTATGCCGCGTATGACCATCATGCATACCTCCGATTCAGAGCAGGGACAAATTTACATACCTGTAGTGAATTGGGCCCTCTTATTTATGGTGGTTGTTACCATTATTGAGTTTAGAGAATCAGTGAACTTAGCAGCTGCTTATGGAATTTCTGTGACATCTACCATGATGATTACTGCAATTTTATTGGGAGTGGTGATGTATCGTGAATGGAAGATGAATATTTTCCTAGTGCTATGTTTAACAGCCATCTTCTTTACTTTAGATTTTGCCTTTTGGTCAGCTAATTTAATTAAGATCAAAGATGGCGGCTGGTACCCATTATTTCTGGGTCTCATCATTTTCACTTGTTTAATTACTTGGTATCGTGGGCGTAAGTTATTGCGCACTAAGGTAGAAGAGGGCGCTATTCCTTTGCAGGCCTTTGTTTCTAGTCTATTAGCCCACCCACCTCATCGTGTCGAGGGTACTGCTATTTTTCTGACGGCTCACGTCGATTTTGTTCCAATCGCGATGTTGCACAATCTTAAGCACAACCGTGTGATGCATGAGCGCATCTTTTTTGTCAAATTAAGCACTTGGGATGTGCCCTATGTCAATGATAGTGAGCGTATTACGATGAAGGACTTTGGGGGCGGTATTTATTTGGTGAGAGCGGTACATGGCTTTAAAGAATCTCCAGATATCAATAAAGTCCTAGAGTTAATGCAAAAGCAAGAAAACATTGAATTTAATGTCATGGATACCTCTTTCTTTGTTTCTCGAGACACTATAGTCCCGTCAGCAAATCCTGGAATGGCCTTATGGAGAGAGAAACTGTTTGGTTGGATGATGCAAAACGCAGCCAAGCCATCAGATTTCTTTAAAATTCCTACCAATCGTTTGGTTGAGCTTGGCGCAAAGGTAGAGATTTGA
- the radA gene encoding DNA repair protein RadA, whose amino-acid sequence MAKIKTIYICQSCGGSSAKWQGQCPSCQAWNTLEEGVPEVSSNSRFQGLAQSLPRQKLSAISAEDLPRFSTGVEEFDRVLGGGLVPGGVVLLGGDPGIGKSTLLLQALAEMSAAGMNVLYSSGEESAAQIALRAKRIALDAPQLEVLAEIQLEKLLSIMDTVKPQVLVVDSIQTLYSEVLSSAPGSVAQVRECAAQLTRAAKSSGICVLMVGHVTKDGHLAGPRVLEHIVDTVLYFEGDTHSSFRLVRSIKNRFGAVNELGVFAMTEKGLRGVANPSAIFLSQHAEMVPGACVLVTQEGSRPLLVEIQALVDTAHIPNPRRLAVGLEQARLAMLLAVLHRHAGVACFDQDVFLNAVGGVKISEPAADLAVLLAIQSSIRNKALPKELIVFGEVGLAGEIRPCPRGQERLKEAAKLGFTVAIIPKANMPKTKIPGLRVIPVERIDQAISAAAELS is encoded by the coding sequence TTGGCCAAAATAAAAACAATCTATATCTGTCAGTCATGCGGCGGAAGCTCTGCTAAATGGCAGGGGCAGTGCCCCTCATGTCAGGCATGGAATACCTTGGAGGAGGGGGTTCCCGAGGTCAGCTCAAATTCCCGCTTTCAGGGATTAGCCCAGTCTCTTCCCCGTCAAAAGCTTTCTGCTATTTCCGCTGAAGATCTCCCGCGCTTTAGTACTGGTGTAGAAGAGTTTGATCGTGTGCTCGGTGGTGGGCTAGTGCCTGGTGGCGTGGTGCTCTTGGGCGGCGATCCTGGGATCGGTAAATCCACTCTCTTACTCCAAGCCCTTGCAGAGATGAGTGCCGCAGGTATGAACGTTCTTTACAGTAGTGGCGAAGAGTCTGCGGCGCAAATTGCATTACGCGCAAAACGCATTGCACTCGATGCACCACAATTAGAGGTGCTCGCCGAGATTCAGTTGGAAAAGCTCTTATCCATTATGGATACAGTGAAGCCACAGGTTTTGGTGGTGGATTCGATTCAGACTTTGTATTCAGAGGTACTCAGTTCAGCACCAGGCTCGGTTGCGCAAGTACGAGAGTGTGCTGCGCAATTAACTAGGGCTGCTAAATCTAGCGGCATTTGCGTGTTAATGGTGGGGCATGTGACTAAAGATGGTCACTTGGCTGGCCCTCGTGTGCTCGAGCATATTGTAGATACCGTCTTGTATTTTGAGGGTGATACCCATTCTTCATTTAGATTGGTGCGCTCGATTAAAAACCGCTTTGGTGCAGTCAACGAGTTGGGTGTATTTGCGATGACTGAAAAAGGTCTGCGTGGCGTTGCCAACCCTTCAGCGATTTTCTTATCGCAGCATGCAGAGATGGTGCCAGGTGCCTGCGTATTGGTTACACAAGAAGGTAGTCGACCGCTTTTGGTGGAAATTCAGGCGCTAGTAGATACTGCGCATATCCCCAATCCCCGTCGCCTAGCCGTTGGTTTGGAACAAGCCCGCTTAGCGATGCTCTTAGCAGTACTGCATCGTCACGCTGGTGTTGCCTGCTTCGATCAAGATGTCTTCTTAAATGCAGTTGGTGGCGTGAAGATCTCAGAGCCAGCTGCTGACTTAGCGGTACTGTTAGCAATCCAGTCTTCGATTCGCAATAAGGCCTTGCCTAAAGAGCTGATCGTATTTGGTGAAGTTGGTTTAGCGGGAGAGATTCGTCCATGCCCACGTGGTCAGGAGCGTCTGAAAGAGGCGGCCAAGCTGGGCTTTACTGTAGCCATTATTCCAAAGGCTAATATGCCGAAGACAAAGATTCCGGGATTAAGAGTGATACCAGTAGAACGTATTGATCAGGCCATCTCTGCAGCAGCAGAGCTCAGTTAA
- the dapD gene encoding 2,3,4,5-tetrahydropyridine-2,6-dicarboxylate N-succinyltransferase, with translation MSKSPQSIIDQAWENRANLSPEAVSGEIRNAVNAVLEGLNTGSIRVAERRSVGKWEVNQWVKKAVLLSFRLEDNKPMGAGGYTQFYDKVPSKFENYTAEDFANGGFRVVPPAMARRGSFIGKNAVLMPSYVNIGAYVGEGTMVDTWATVGSCAQIGKNVHLSGGVGIGGVLEPIQAGPVIIEDNCFIGARSEVVEGVVIEENAVLSMGVYIGQSTKIYDRETGEIHYGRVPAGSVVVPGSLPSACGKYSLYAAIIVKKVDAQTRAKTAINELLRD, from the coding sequence ATGAGCAAATCACCACAAAGCATCATCGATCAAGCCTGGGAAAACCGCGCAAACCTGTCTCCTGAGGCCGTTTCTGGGGAAATCCGCAATGCCGTGAACGCCGTTCTCGAGGGCCTAAATACAGGCAGTATTCGCGTGGCTGAGCGCCGTAGCGTTGGCAAATGGGAAGTTAACCAGTGGGTCAAAAAGGCTGTTTTGTTGTCTTTCCGCCTGGAAGACAACAAACCTATGGGCGCTGGCGGCTATACCCAGTTTTACGATAAGGTGCCGAGCAAGTTTGAGAACTACACCGCTGAAGACTTCGCCAATGGCGGCTTCCGAGTGGTTCCCCCTGCAATGGCTCGCCGAGGCTCATTTATTGGCAAAAATGCTGTTTTAATGCCTTCCTACGTCAATATTGGCGCTTATGTTGGTGAAGGCACTATGGTTGATACCTGGGCAACTGTAGGCTCATGCGCTCAAATTGGTAAAAACGTACATCTTTCTGGTGGCGTAGGCATTGGCGGTGTTTTGGAGCCCATTCAGGCTGGCCCAGTGATTATTGAAGATAACTGCTTTATTGGCGCCCGCTCTGAGGTAGTTGAAGGCGTGGTTATTGAAGAAAATGCCGTTCTTTCCATGGGTGTCTACATTGGTCAAAGTACCAAGATCTACGATCGCGAAACCGGTGAGATCCATTACGGCCGTGTACCTGCAGGTTCTGTTGTAGTTCCAGGCTCCCTTCCATCTGCATGCGGTAAGTACAGCCTGTATGCCGCAATCATCGTCAAAAAGGTGGATGCCCAAACTAGAGCTAAGACTGCGATTAACGAACTATTGCGCGATTAA
- the dapE gene encoding succinyl-diaminopimelate desuccinylase has product MSATLELTEALISCRSVTPADGGCQELIAKRLQAIGFHTESVVSGPENFQVTNLWAIKKGVSGDQGKVLVFAGHTDVVPTGPLEKWTDDPFSPTIRDGMLYGRGAADMKTSLAGFVVATEEFVITHPDHKGTIAFLITSDEEGPANDGTVIMCERLHKQGQRLDYCVIGEPTSVDQLGDMIKNGRRGSLSGKLRVKGIQAHIAYPHLGKNPIHLSAPAIQALVETEWDKGNQYFQPTSFQISNIHAGTGANNVIPGELSIDFNFRFSTESKPEELRSRLEGILSAAGLDFEIDWVLGGSPFITGDGALAGALRKAIKAETNIDTELSTTGGTSDGRFIAKICKEVVEFGPLNATSHKIDECVIVDDVVPLKNIYRKTLEQLVA; this is encoded by the coding sequence ATGAGTGCCACTCTAGAGCTAACTGAAGCCCTCATCTCCTGCCGCTCGGTAACCCCAGCGGACGGGGGCTGTCAGGAGCTCATTGCCAAACGCCTGCAAGCAATTGGTTTTCACACTGAGAGTGTTGTTAGTGGTCCTGAGAATTTTCAGGTTACCAATTTGTGGGCAATCAAAAAGGGTGTTTCCGGGGATCAGGGTAAGGTCTTGGTATTTGCTGGTCATACTGATGTCGTGCCTACTGGCCCACTAGAGAAGTGGACCGATGATCCATTTAGTCCAACCATTAGAGATGGCATGCTCTACGGTCGTGGGGCTGCTGATATGAAAACCTCTCTTGCAGGATTTGTGGTCGCTACTGAAGAGTTTGTCATCACCCACCCAGATCACAAAGGCACGATTGCCTTTTTGATTACTAGTGATGAAGAGGGCCCTGCGAACGATGGCACTGTCATCATGTGCGAGCGCTTGCATAAGCAAGGTCAGCGTTTAGATTACTGCGTGATTGGTGAGCCAACTTCAGTTGATCAACTCGGCGACATGATTAAAAATGGTCGTCGTGGATCGCTCTCAGGCAAGCTTAGAGTCAAAGGTATTCAGGCACATATCGCCTATCCTCACCTAGGCAAAAACCCCATTCACCTTTCAGCGCCAGCGATTCAAGCGCTCGTTGAGACTGAGTGGGATAAAGGTAATCAGTATTTCCAGCCCACAAGCTTTCAAATTTCGAATATTCATGCAGGTACTGGCGCGAATAACGTGATTCCTGGTGAGCTGTCGATTGATTTCAATTTCCGCTTCTCTACTGAAAGCAAACCAGAAGAGTTACGTAGTCGCCTAGAGGGAATTCTCAGTGCCGCAGGTCTCGATTTTGAAATTGATTGGGTCTTAGGTGGCAGTCCATTCATTACCGGTGATGGCGCTCTTGCTGGCGCACTACGTAAGGCGATTAAAGCTGAAACCAATATTGATACAGAACTCTCCACTACTGGCGGCACAAGTGATGGTCGCTTTATTGCGAAGATCTGTAAAGAAGTGGTCGAATTTGGTCCGCTCAATGCTACGAGCCACAAGATTGATGAGTGCGTGATTGTGGATGATGTTGTGCCACTCAAAAATATCTATCGCAAGACACTCGAACAACTTGTTGCTTAA
- a CDS encoding HIT domain-containing protein gives MTFSELKKFIIEDMSMSHIYQPVMLMELLRHDGKATVEEIAQAILNHDPTQIDYYSEIVKNMVGKVLTNNRGITEKDKNTYLLKDSQQFSAAEKSELIELCHKKIQEYEIKRNGDHWEHRKRGRRPISGSIRYEVLKRSKFRCDLCGVSADKRSLEVDHIHPKSLGGKDDISNYQSLCYVCNAQKNNRDDSDFRNLDDFYEHRKDGCLFCDVQNINKERIVDENSLAYVVRDGFPVTQHHSLFIPKRHVMDYFGLTQPEINAIHQLIATQKEYLDKLDVSIDGYNIGMNCGETAGQSVWHCHVHLIPRRRGDVESPKGGVRHVIPNMGHYEDKK, from the coding sequence GTGACCTTTAGCGAACTAAAAAAATTTATCATTGAAGATATGTCAATGAGCCACATATATCAGCCTGTGATGCTGATGGAATTGCTTAGGCACGATGGTAAGGCTACCGTTGAAGAGATTGCTCAAGCCATCCTAAATCACGACCCTACTCAGATTGATTATTACTCTGAAATAGTAAAAAACATGGTTGGAAAGGTTTTGACTAACAATAGGGGTATTACTGAAAAAGATAAAAATACATACTTACTGAAGGATTCCCAGCAATTTAGCGCTGCCGAGAAGAGTGAGTTGATAGAACTTTGTCATAAAAAAATTCAGGAGTATGAAATAAAACGCAATGGCGACCATTGGGAGCATCGTAAGCGTGGTAGAAGACCAATATCTGGCTCAATTCGCTATGAGGTTTTGAAGCGCTCAAAGTTTAGGTGTGATTTATGTGGAGTGTCTGCCGATAAACGCAGTTTAGAAGTTGACCACATTCACCCTAAAAGTCTTGGCGGCAAGGATGACATCAGCAACTATCAATCACTTTGTTATGTGTGCAATGCTCAAAAGAATAATAGGGATGATTCAGACTTTAGAAATTTAGATGATTTTTATGAGCATCGAAAAGATGGGTGTCTTTTCTGCGATGTTCAAAACATCAACAAAGAGCGAATAGTTGATGAAAATTCTCTCGCTTATGTAGTTAGAGATGGATTTCCCGTAACTCAACACCACTCACTCTTTATTCCCAAACGGCATGTAATGGACTATTTTGGTCTCACGCAACCTGAGATTAATGCAATACATCAACTTATTGCTACTCAAAAAGAGTATCTTGATAAATTAGATGTTTCTATCGATGGATATAACATTGGCATGAATTGCGGTGAAACTGCTGGGCAATCAGTGTGGCATTGCCATGTTCACCTCATCCCAAGAAGAAGGGGTGATGTCGAGAGCCCTAAGGGTGGAGTCCGCCATGTAATCCCCAATATGGGTCATTATGAGGATAAGAAGTGA
- the prmB gene encoding 50S ribosomal protein L3 N(5)-glutamine methyltransferase, producing the protein MDPAPQQSLTLDQCIDHIAQQLEAADLHYGHGAIDAQSEALWIASKQLDLSPADALDHLEQVMSAEQIAQALEVTKTRISTRKPLAYILGEAWLMGVPFFSSEQSIVPRSWIAELIVDGSLEPWLPADGKALDLCTGNGSLAILLALTCPDIHVSACDISLPALAIASRNLDRHGLTSQVELFEGDLWDALPEPHEDNLFDLIICNPPYVNTNSMNALPAEYHAEPALALAGGDDGMDLIRKIIAGAPDYLSERGAILIEIGNEYEYFKKAFPQIPVIWMEVSAGDEQVLLIQAEDLR; encoded by the coding sequence ATGGACCCTGCGCCCCAGCAATCTCTGACGCTTGATCAATGTATTGATCACATTGCACAACAACTAGAGGCAGCAGATTTACATTATGGTCATGGTGCTATTGATGCGCAAAGTGAAGCCCTCTGGATTGCCAGTAAACAGCTTGACTTAAGCCCTGCAGATGCACTGGATCACTTAGAGCAAGTGATGAGTGCCGAGCAAATTGCTCAGGCGCTTGAAGTGACGAAAACCCGTATCTCCACACGCAAGCCATTAGCCTATATCTTGGGTGAAGCCTGGTTAATGGGCGTACCTTTTTTCTCTAGTGAGCAAAGTATTGTTCCCCGCTCCTGGATAGCCGAGCTCATCGTCGATGGCTCTCTAGAGCCTTGGTTGCCAGCTGATGGCAAAGCACTCGATCTCTGCACTGGCAATGGCTCTCTAGCGATTTTGTTAGCCTTAACTTGTCCCGATATTCATGTAAGTGCTTGTGACATCAGCTTGCCTGCATTAGCAATAGCATCTCGCAATCTCGATCGTCATGGCCTTACTTCTCAAGTAGAGCTTTTTGAGGGTGATCTCTGGGATGCGCTTCCAGAACCCCATGAAGACAATCTCTTTGATCTCATCATTTGTAATCCGCCTTATGTCAATACCAACTCGATGAACGCCCTGCCCGCTGAATACCATGCGGAGCCTGCTCTTGCATTAGCCGGTGGCGATGATGGCATGGATCTGATTCGGAAGATCATTGCTGGCGCACCAGACTATCTATCTGAGCGTGGCGCCATTCTGATTGAGATTGGCAATGAGTATGAGTACTTTAAAAAAGCGTTTCCTCAAATTCCGGTCATCTGGATGGAAGTATCCGCAGGAGATGAACAGGTGCTACTGATTCAAGCGGAAGATTTGCGCTAA
- the smc gene encoding chromosome segregation protein SMC has translation MQLKSIKLSGFKSFVDPTHFEMPGQLIGVVGPNGCGKSNIIDAVRWVLGESRASELRGESMQDVIFNGSGLRKPSGRASVELIFDNSEGRAQGQWSAFTELGIKRVLTRDGNSSYYVNNQVVRRKDIQDIFLGTGMGPRGYAIIGQGTINRILEAKPEELRVFLEEAAGVSKYKERRKETASRLEDTKENLVRVEDILRELDQQVTRLEKQATVAERHAELSTAMKSQQQLLWFVRQTEAGKEQERHANGIRDTQVSLEEQTAKMRHVETELETMRTEQYALQDQVSQAQGDLYQTNADVSQVESQIRYVQEARQRLQQQSQDLQAQLQRWTVQETDAAQAQRSAEHELSLAAEKEQTLMADLSGLQEQMPAREEAYQVHVRKLNDARENLATIDQRLASLGERVKAIASQVEELKGRDTRLEAELAGMRRPDAEALQMAIDRHAMAQRKVDEARQKAGEAQQRVPAADEARNIAQQQIQSANQELAQTEAKLTALTALQASVQAQGKIGPWLESKGLKESKRLWQELKVESGWEAALESVLRERLAAVTAKSVQETLALANDAPPSRLAILLTEDISPAHTTVPADFIALLTRVQSAGAPRVAAVLQEWLDNIYIANSLEDALHRREKLPAGGAFVTQQGHLVSRVGVQLYAADSEQAGMLARAQEMEGLEKQLRAQKLIQSELQGELDQCVANYQAAHQTAEQTRIAAEHAVQEVHGFEVERMQLTQAEEKYSQRAEQIQGELSELRQQMEQLSQTQDQSSEELAQSEESKQGLQENLAIAQEKLELATQERDRLRESLRSSEMSAQEAAFATRSLQQRIADLQRDQSTARVQIMEIQDKQATSEQELETLSDEEAQDKLQGLLLARSAREAALANARTEQDALLHQLREADEVRLQIERSLQPMRDKVVDLQLREQAARLNFEQFATLLSDAEADLIALEASFSPDLKVGALQTEVNRLNSEIQSLGPVNMAALDELSSSRERKQFLDAQSADLNEAMQTLTDAIAKIDAETRDLLQGTFDQVNIHFGKLFPELFGGGHAELVMTGEEILDAGVQVMAQPPGKKNSSIYLLSGGEKALTAIALVFSLFLLNPAPFCLLDEVDAPLDDANTLRYAKMVAKMSDKTQFVFISHNKITMEIAHQLIGVTMQEQGVSRIVAVDISSAVSMVEAA, from the coding sequence GTGCAACTGAAATCCATCAAACTTTCCGGCTTTAAGTCCTTCGTCGATCCAACCCATTTTGAAATGCCAGGTCAATTGATCGGTGTTGTGGGTCCTAACGGTTGCGGAAAGTCGAACATTATTGACGCCGTGCGCTGGGTTTTGGGTGAATCTCGCGCTAGTGAATTGCGTGGCGAATCTATGCAGGATGTGATTTTTAATGGCTCTGGTTTACGTAAGCCTTCAGGTCGTGCCAGCGTCGAACTCATTTTTGATAACTCAGAAGGGCGCGCTCAAGGTCAGTGGAGTGCTTTTACTGAATTAGGTATTAAACGCGTTTTGACACGTGATGGTAACTCTAGTTATTACGTCAACAATCAAGTCGTGCGCCGTAAAGATATTCAAGACATTTTCTTGGGTACCGGCATGGGTCCAAGAGGCTACGCGATCATCGGGCAGGGCACCATCAACCGTATTTTGGAAGCAAAGCCAGAAGAGTTGCGTGTTTTCTTAGAAGAAGCGGCCGGTGTTTCTAAATACAAGGAGCGTCGCAAAGAAACTGCCTCCCGCCTTGAGGATACAAAAGAAAACTTAGTTCGCGTAGAAGATATTTTGCGTGAACTTGATCAGCAGGTTACACGTTTAGAGAAGCAGGCTACTGTTGCTGAGCGCCATGCTGAATTATCTACTGCAATGAAGTCGCAACAGCAGTTGCTCTGGTTTGTACGTCAGACTGAAGCTGGTAAAGAACAGGAGCGTCATGCCAATGGTATTCGTGACACTCAAGTCAGCCTAGAAGAGCAGACTGCCAAAATGCGTCACGTGGAGACTGAGCTCGAGACAATGCGCACTGAGCAGTACGCATTGCAAGATCAGGTTTCTCAAGCTCAAGGCGATTTGTATCAAACCAATGCTGATGTGAGTCAAGTTGAGTCACAAATTCGTTACGTGCAAGAAGCGCGTCAGCGCCTGCAACAACAATCACAAGATTTACAAGCTCAACTACAACGTTGGACTGTTCAAGAAACTGATGCCGCTCAGGCGCAACGCTCTGCCGAGCATGAGCTCAGCTTGGCTGCGGAAAAAGAGCAAACATTAATGGCGGATTTATCTGGTTTGCAAGAGCAAATGCCAGCACGCGAAGAAGCCTATCAAGTTCATGTACGCAAACTCAATGATGCACGCGAGAACTTGGCCACGATTGACCAGCGCTTAGCCAGTTTGGGCGAGCGTGTGAAAGCAATCGCCTCGCAAGTTGAGGAACTCAAGGGGCGCGATACCCGTCTTGAGGCTGAGCTCGCAGGTATGCGTAGGCCTGATGCCGAAGCATTGCAAATGGCAATCGATCGTCATGCGATGGCACAACGCAAAGTGGATGAAGCGAGACAAAAAGCAGGTGAAGCACAACAACGTGTGCCTGCTGCCGATGAGGCTCGTAATATCGCGCAACAACAGATTCAATCAGCTAACCAAGAGTTAGCTCAAACTGAAGCGAAACTCACCGCACTCACTGCTTTGCAAGCCAGCGTTCAAGCTCAAGGCAAAATTGGTCCATGGCTTGAGAGTAAAGGTTTAAAAGAGAGCAAGCGCTTATGGCAAGAGCTTAAGGTAGAGAGTGGTTGGGAAGCCGCGTTGGAGTCCGTCTTGCGCGAGCGCTTAGCAGCTGTTACAGCCAAGAGCGTTCAAGAAACTTTAGCCTTAGCAAATGATGCTCCTCCAAGTCGTTTAGCGATCTTGCTCACAGAGGACATTTCTCCTGCGCACACTACCGTGCCAGCAGATTTCATTGCACTATTGACCCGCGTTCAAAGTGCAGGCGCACCACGCGTAGCTGCTGTATTGCAAGAGTGGCTGGATAACATTTACATTGCCAATAGCTTGGAAGATGCCTTGCATCGCCGTGAAAAGTTACCTGCTGGTGGTGCTTTCGTTACTCAGCAAGGCCATTTAGTTAGTCGAGTGGGGGTGCAGTTATATGCCGCCGACTCTGAGCAGGCTGGTATGTTGGCTCGAGCTCAAGAGATGGAGGGTCTCGAGAAGCAATTGCGTGCACAGAAGTTAATTCAGAGTGAGTTGCAAGGTGAGTTGGATCAATGCGTTGCCAATTACCAAGCTGCCCATCAAACTGCTGAGCAAACCCGCATTGCCGCAGAGCATGCAGTTCAAGAAGTGCACGGCTTTGAAGTGGAAAGAATGCAGTTAACTCAGGCCGAAGAAAAGTACAGCCAACGTGCTGAGCAAATTCAGGGTGAGTTAAGTGAGTTGCGTCAACAAATGGAGCAGTTGAGCCAAACTCAAGATCAATCCTCTGAAGAGCTCGCTCAGTCAGAGGAATCTAAGCAAGGCTTGCAAGAGAATCTCGCCATCGCGCAAGAAAAGTTGGAGTTAGCCACTCAAGAGCGCGATCGTCTCCGTGAATCTTTACGCTCATCTGAGATGTCTGCCCAAGAAGCAGCATTTGCAACTAGATCTTTACAGCAGCGGATTGCTGATTTACAGCGTGATCAAAGTACTGCCCGTGTACAGATCATGGAGATTCAGGATAAGCAGGCTACTTCTGAGCAAGAGCTAGAAACTCTGAGTGATGAAGAGGCTCAAGATAAATTACAGGGACTCTTGCTGGCGCGCAGCGCTCGCGAAGCCGCATTAGCAAACGCCCGTACAGAACAAGATGCACTCTTGCATCAATTACGTGAAGCAGATGAAGTGCGTCTACAGATTGAGCGCAGCCTTCAACCTATGCGTGACAAAGTGGTCGACTTACAGTTACGCGAACAGGCCGCCCGTTTGAACTTTGAACAGTTTGCAACCTTACTGTCAGACGCTGAAGCAGACTTAATTGCATTAGAGGCTAGCTTTAGCCCAGATCTCAAGGTTGGAGCATTGCAAACTGAAGTAAATCGCCTTAATTCTGAGATTCAATCTTTAGGGCCAGTTAATATGGCTGCCTTGGATGAACTCTCTAGTTCACGTGAGCGTAAACAGTTCTTAGATGCGCAATCAGCTGACTTGAACGAAGCAATGCAGACTTTGACGGATGCGATTGCTAAGATTGATGCAGAAACTCGCGACCTCTTGCAGGGCACTTTTGATCAGGTCAATATACATTTCGGTAAGTTATTCCCCGAGCTGTTTGGTGGTGGTCATGCGGAGTTGGTAATGACTGGTGAGGAGATCTTGGATGCTGGTGTTCAGGTCATGGCTCAGCCTCCAGGCAAGAAAAATAGCTCTATTTACTTACTCTCTGGTGGTGAAAAGGCCTTGACTGCGATTGCCTTGGTCTTCTCCTTATTTCTCCTTAATCCTGCACCATTTTGTTTGCTCGATGAGGTTGATGCACCATTGGATGACGCGAACACCTTGCGTTATGCGAAGATGGTTGCCAAAATGTCTGATAAGACTCAGTTTGTATTCATCTCACATAACAAGATCACCATGGAAATCGCTCATCAGTTGATTGGTGTCACCATGCAAGAGCAGGGTGTCTCGCGTATTGTGGCGGTGGATATTTCTTCTGCAGTATCGATGGTGGAGGCAGCTTAA